One window from the genome of Saccharomyces mikatae IFO 1815 strain IFO1815 genome assembly, chromosome: 4 encodes:
- the TAF10 gene encoding Taf10p (similar to Saccharomyces cerevisiae TAF10 (YDR167W); ancestral locus Anc_8.360) encodes MDFEEEYDAEFDDNQEGSLETPFPAVAGSDNGNNADNDTVAENIKKKQKREAMVDDGSENAFGIPEFTRKDKTLEEILEMMDNTPPIIPDAVVDYYLTKNGFNVADVRVKRLLALATQKFVSDIAKDAYEYSRIRSSVAVSNANNSQARARQLLQGQQQPGVQQISQQQHQQNEKTTASKVVLTVNDLSSAVAEYGLNIGRPDFYR; translated from the coding sequence ATGGATTTTGAGGAAGAGTACGATGctgaatttgatgacaaCCAGGAAGGGTCACTAGAAACACCTTTTCCAGCTGTGGCTGGTTCTGATAACGGGAACAATGCTGATAATGATACCGTCGCAGAAAACatcaagaagaagcaaaaaagAGAGGCCATGGTGGATGATGGAAGTGAAAATGCATTTGGCATTCCTGAGTTTACAAGAAAGGATAaaactttggaagaaattcTAGAGATGATGGACAATACTCCACCTATCATCCCCGATGCAGTCGTGGACTACTATTTAACTAAAAACGGGTTTAACGTGGCAGATGTACGAGTGAAACGACTCTTAGCACTGGCCACTCAGAAGTTCGTTAGTGATATAGCTAAAGATGCATACGAATATTCGAGGATCAGGTCCTCCGTTGCCGTTTCCAATGCGAACAATAGTCAAGCGAGAGCTAGGCAGCTATTGCAAGGACAGCAGCAGCCTGGTGTACAACAGATTTCACAGCAACAACATCAACAGAATGAAAAGACTACAGCAAGCAAAGTTGTTTTAACGGTAAACGATCTCAGTAGTGCCGTTGCTGAGTATGGGCTCAATATCGGTCGTCCTGACTTCTATCGCTAA
- the STB3 gene encoding Stb3p (similar to Saccharomyces cerevisiae STB3 (YDR169C); ancestral locus Anc_8.363), producing MSEYQKEVSPPQNISVKSETNSSIFSTKPISTSSPAGLAAAQRVTPAKLSKLLLEKGPLAIRHITQTLCLDIPCFKDLSSSKQRRLIMSAMESGDKENSVVFEKIGWGQWSAKRVDPVNFDKELEATNFANAKVKDLISQESQRRKSNNSNSNSGGKVEMPVKIEHNTANIDEAATIPTAAAAATIPVNIKRSKSPLTAANVVYIDENALASEDEDEDFDEDDNHLHYQNKSRNSSNNFGKVSNGDPYSFGRRRSQVVFADSTPENIEHEIIAQKIRPLIRNRRRSSIKPHTPFISKINPHQDSSFLSPNPTSTATPSNNNSNINQGKIDLEKLSATSEPTSRRASRLSVSKESSIRSTLFPNKNYLIVTTNPNSKTTSVSTSPKLEDHMNTNSSHILLSDKEKYRMASQHLNGELSPKLCPHSHHQPHSDTDEEDWESIGAASLRNNSLVPNIDSVASSTNGVVSPKPTNPNFTNSQNRDIGSPLQHDKQKQEQQPKNGEDNSAAFLLMSLKS from the coding sequence ATGTCAGAGTATCAGAAAGAAGTATCGCCTCCCCAAAACATATCGGTCAAATCCGAAACAAACtctagtatattctctACGAAACCCATTTCCACATCATCACCTGCAGGGTTGGCAGCGGCTCAAAGAGTGACGCCTGCGAAACTTTCTAAATTATTATTGGAAAAGGGACCATTGGCTATTAGACACATTACACAGACTTTATGCTTGGATATCCCCTGCTTTAAAGATCTATCATCTTCCAAGCAAAGACGACTTATTATGAGTGCTATGGAGAGTGGTGATAAAGAAAACTCGGTagtctttgaaaaaattgggTGGGGTCAATGGTCTGCGAAAAGAGTAGACCCTGTCAACTTTGATAAAGAGCTAGAAGCAACCAATTTTGCCAACGCAAAGGTAAAAGATTTAATTTCCCAGGAGagtcaaagaagaaaaagcaacaaTTCAAACTCAAACTCGGGTGGTAAAGTTGAAATGCCAGTTAAAATTGAACATAACACCGCCAATATTGATGAGGCTGCCACTATTCCaactgctgctgctgctgccaCCATTCCTGTCAATATCAAACGCAGTAAATCTCCGCTTACAGCAGCAAATGTTGTATATATAGACGAAAATGCGCTTGCATccgaagatgaagatgaagactttgatgaagatgataatCATTTGCACTATCAAAACAAGTCAAGAAACAGCAGTAATAATTTTGGGAAAGTTTCCAATGGTGACCCCTATAGTTTCGGTAGGAGAAGGTCACAAGTCGTGTTTGCTGATTCAACTCCGGAAAATATTGAACATGAAATAATAGCACAAAAAATTAGACCGCTCATAAGGAATAGACGCCGTTCAAGTATAAAACCACATACGCCCTTCATTTCTAAAATAAATCCACATCAAGATTCATCCTTTTTATCCCCAAATCCAACTTCAACGGCGACCCCGTCAAATAATAACAGCAATATCAACCAAGGAAAAATAGATTTAGAAAAACTTAGTGCAACAAGTGAGCCGACTTCAAGAAGAGCTTCTCGCTTATCTGTATCGAAAGAATCAAGTATTAGGTCGACACTTTTCCCGAACAAAAACTACTTGATCGTCACCACTAATCCCAACTCTAAAACTACATCAGTCTCTACTTCCCCTAAACTAGAGGACCATATGAATACGAACTCAAGTCATATATTACTATCAGATAAGGAAAAGTATAGAATGGCCTCCCAACATTTAAACGGGGAATTGTCTCCAAAACTTTGTCCCCATTCTCATCATCAACCTCACTCAGAtacagatgaagaagactGGGAGTCGATTGGTGCAGCCTCTCTGAGGAATAACAGTCTGGTACCCAATATAGACAGTGTAGCAAGTTCCACTAACGGTGTGGTTAGTCCCAAACCCACGAATCCAAACTTTACTAACTCTCAAAATAGAGATATTGGATCGCCCCTACAACATGACAAACAAAAACAGGAACAGCAGCCCAAAAATGGTGAAGATAATAGTGCTGCCTTTTTATTAATGAGTTTAAAATCGTAA
- the CDC37 gene encoding Hsp90 co-chaperone CDC37 (similar to Saccharomyces cerevisiae CDC37 (YDR168W); ancestral locus Anc_8.361) translates to MAIDYSKWDKIELSDDSDVEVHPNVDKKSFIKWKQQSIHEQRFKRNQDINNLETQVDMYSHLNKRVDKILSTLPEKDFVDLSVVTRFLNANFDKLEKSKGENVDPEIATYNEMVEDLFEQLTKDLEKEGKDSKNPSLLKVAILKHRAKIDSVTLEARKKLDELYKEKNAHISSDDIHTGFDSSFMNKQKGEANPMEETSSGALTGGADSAILNKLAKSSTPQTFIEFKDDPMKLAKETEEFGKITFNEYSKSQEFLLEHLPIISEQQKDALMMKAFEYQLHGDDKMTLQVIHQSELMAYIKEIYDLKKIPFLNPIELSNVINMFFEKVIFNKDNSMGKESFLKSVQEKFLHVQKRSKILQQEEMDESNAEGVETIQLKSLDDSTELEVNLPDFNSKDPEEVEKVKIFQTLIPEKMQEAIMTKNLDNINKVFEDIPIAEAEKILEVFNDIDIIGIKAILENEKDFQSLKDQYVQGHDDATIEGLALSDHDDGREKQEEDKNTADTVD, encoded by the coding sequence ATGGCCATTGATTATTCTAAGTGGGATAAAATCGAATTATCAGATGATTCTGATGTCGAAGTACATCCTAATGTGGACAAAAAATCGTTCATCAAATGGAAACAACAGAGTATCCATGAGCAACGATTCAAAAGGAATCAAGATATTAACAACTTAGAGACTCAAGTTGACATGTATTCACATTTAAACAAAAGAGTGGACAAAATTTTGAGCACTTTACCTGAAAAAGATTTTGTTGACTTATCTGTCGTTACCAGATTCCTGAATgcaaattttgataaattggAGAAAAGTAAAGGTGAAAATGTCGATCCTGAGATTGCTACCTACAATGAAATGGTTGAAGATCTTTTTGAACAGTTGACCAAAGATTTGGAGAAAGAGGGAAAAGATTCCAAGAATCCATCTCTGTTAAAGGTTGCTATTCTAAAGCATAGGGCTAAGATTGATTCAGTTACTTTGGAAGctagaaagaaattggaTGAACTatacaaagagaaaaacgCTCACATTTCATCTGACGATATTCATACTGGATTTGATAGCAGTTTCATGAACAAACAAAAGGGTGAGGCTAACCCAATGGAAGAAACTTCTTCAGGGGCCCTTACAGGCGGTGCAGATTCTGCCATTCTCAATAAATTAGCTAAATCGTCAACTCCACAAacttttattgaatttaAAGATGATCCTATGAAATTAGCTAAGGAAACTGAAGAATTTGGTAAAATCACCTTCAATGAATATTCTAAATCTCAGGAATTTCTACTGGAACATTTACCGATCATTTCGGAACAGCAAAAGGATGctttgatgatgaaagcCTTTGAGTATCAGTTGCATGGTGATGATAAAATGACTTTGCAAGTTATTCACCAATCCGAGTTAATGGCCTACATTAAAGAGATCTACgacctgaaaaaaattccattcTTGAATCCAATTGAACTATCAAATGTCATTAATAtgttttttgaaaaggtcATTTTCAACAAGGACAATTCAATGGGTAAAGAgtcatttttgaagtcAGTTCAAGAGAAGTTCTTGCACGTTCAAAAGCGTTCAAAAATCTTACAACAAGAGGAAATGGATGAATCCAATGCTGAGGGGGTAGAGACAATTCAACTTAAGTCATTAGATGACTCTACAGAGTTAGAAGTAAATTTGCCAGACTTTAATTCTAAGGATCCAGAGGAAGTGGAGAAAGTTAAGATTTTCCAAACTTTAATACCGGAAAAAATGCAAGAAGCTATAATGACCAAAAACTTAGACAATATTAATAAAGTGTTTGAAGATATACCAATTGCAGAAGCtgagaaaattttggaagtGTTCAACGACATTGACATTATCGGAATCAAAGCCATTTTAGAAAACGAAAAGGATTTCCAAAGTTTGAAAGATCAATACGTGCAAGGCCACGATGACGCCACTATAGAGGGTTTAGCCTTAAGTGATCATGATGATGGCAGGGAAAAGCAGGAAGAGGACAAAAACACTGCCGATACAGTTGATTAG